One part of the Paenibacillus silvisoli genome encodes these proteins:
- a CDS encoding ribonuclease HII: MLDFEKPLWEQGYRSIAGIDEVGRGCLFGDVVAAAVILPEGLVLDGINDSKKLSEKKRDELYELITDQADAWAVARVNAAVVDEINIKQAARLAMKQAVELLTIRPDYLLVDAEKVDIALPQEAIIKGDARSQSIAAASIIAKVTRDRLCQGEWDRLYPEYGIAIHKGYATKLHREKLLEYGASPMHRQSFLGKLFVEQQVLF; the protein is encoded by the coding sequence ATGTTGGACTTCGAGAAGCCGCTGTGGGAGCAGGGGTATCGCAGTATTGCCGGCATCGATGAGGTGGGGCGCGGCTGTTTGTTCGGCGACGTCGTGGCGGCTGCCGTTATTTTGCCTGAGGGGCTTGTGCTGGATGGAATCAACGATTCGAAGAAGCTGTCCGAGAAGAAGCGGGACGAGCTATATGAGCTCATAACGGACCAGGCGGATGCTTGGGCTGTAGCGCGCGTCAATGCGGCGGTCGTCGATGAAATCAACATCAAGCAGGCTGCGCGGCTGGCGATGAAGCAAGCTGTCGAGCTGCTGACGATCCGGCCCGATTATTTGCTCGTCGATGCGGAGAAGGTGGACATTGCGCTGCCGCAGGAAGCGATCATAAAAGGCGATGCAAGAAGCCAATCCATTGCGGCGGCATCGATCATCGCCAAGGTGACGCGGGATCGGCTGTGTCAAGGCGAATGGGACCGGCTCTATCCGGAGTACGGCATTGCGATACATAAAGGCTATGCGACTAAGCTGCATCGGGAAAAGCTGCTGGAGTATGGAGCGAGTCCGATGCACCGACAGAGCTTCCTAGGGAAGCTGTTTGTCGAACAGCAGGTGTTGTTTTGA